From the Limanda limanda chromosome 7, fLimLim1.1, whole genome shotgun sequence genome, the window ATAGATGTCGGACAAACAGTTAACCACCGATCACTGCTAATATTTAGACAATAACAAGGTGTATCAACGGTGCACAGGGCGAGGAAGACTTCCTGCGATGTGTTCAGTGCTGATACAACACGAATGTGTGCTGGGTTTCCTCGACAGTTCCTCCTGTTTAGCAGAAGTAACCCAGATAACGTTGGTGACGCTGGCACACACCGGTTTCCCTTTAGCTTACGTTCCCATTAAAACATCCTGGTGTGTTCTGACTAACTCAAACAAAGCGAAGTCTCTCCGGGCAGACACTCGGAGAGTAAGCGGgtgtaaacacaacatttcgCCGCTGTGTTCCCGTTCCTGCTCCGCCGCTGTGCGGTGAGTCCGGGGCCTGTCAAagcagctaacagcagctagcATCGAAGCTAACGGTGTTTCCAGCGGTTTCACTCGCTGTCATTTCACCCAATCTCCCCGGAACTAAACCCCACGCGTTCCCCGCGGGGCTGTGGTAAACATGGGACCCGAACAAACACCGGGTGAAGGTGGAAAAGCTGCTGTTGAGAAAGATTTACCGCTGGATGTTTCTGTGTCCGCCTTTCGCCTCTTCCTGACCGACTGGATGACTCCGCCCACCGCTCATACGCATGTGCGCAATGACGTCACGCGTCATCACAGGCTGTGGCccgattacattacattacacattAGATACACATTAATAAAACATCTATTACATTAAAATCACATGTTAAAACgtgaaagagaataaaaaacagaacattgcTCATTCAGTCAAGGGAAACTTTGGTAAAATGTAGATTTGTTCCCCACCATGTCtggatatataatatatattatatggaTGATATAAATTATAATATCAATGTAGCAAAGGCAAAAAGTTTGTTCATGGACTTCAACTCTGCTGTTAATGCTATCAACCTTCTCAAGCTGCTCCACAAACTCGAGGACATTTGGGCTCGGCAATATAAGCACTTCTTCTAACACCGAAAACCACGACACAACAATCAACAATCAACAATCAACAATCAACAATCAACAAGTCTTTTTCATTGCTCTTTAAttgactttaaaaaaatcagtaatccaataaatacaatatgtacaaatatttacataatatttgtgtaaatgtatttgattAGTAGACACAAacgtaaaaaatataaaatatacatatgaatACATCCATGAAAAATATAATGCATTTGAAGAGGAAAATATAgctcattttaatattttaaactaTCAGGGTAAGCTGTCCATCTAGGAGatttagataaaaaaatatagcCAAACAATTTTGGATTTGGGGGGAGATGTTTATGGTAGCAAGCATAAATCATATTCATTTTACATTAGGAGCATGTGtatgcacacagctgtgcactGCTGCCTGAGAGCTGGGGCACAGAAACTCTTCAGGCTACAGTCTATCTGCGCTGACACTTTAAAAGCATCGGCTGTACAGTGGACacagcctctctcctcttcctcctccttttcctccttctcctcttcatcagagtTTATTCTAGGGCATGCATCACTGAGATTTAGAAGTTCACAGATGCCAGAGATACAGCTGCCTTTATTTGTTTCTATGGACACTGGAGGTAAAgtcgctctgattggctgcacgACTCAGCCAGTCTGAGGCCTATTTCCTGATGGCGGCGGAGCTGTTGCTGCGCTGGTAGAACAGCACATAGGCTTGATTGGTCTGAAGCTggttctctgacactggagtcacACTGTTGGTGAAAAAGTGGAGATTAACTTTGACAAAAAGCTCCAAGTTTGTACAGGATATGCAGTTAGGGCACCGTAATGATCTGGATGGAGGAGCAAGTTTTACCTGGAGTCATTGTAGAAGCACCAACCATTTCCATCTGAGCAGCAGGCTGTGTAGTGTCCCATGTTCACCGTCCCAGTGTGGTTACATATTGCATATAGATCATACAGAACTGGGCCTGTGGGAGCATGTGTGGATATAGTGACTTACTCATTCTGTTCATCACAACCATGATGCATCAATAGTGATTGCCTCATAGTTCAATGATGCAACTggtcattttaaaacaatacaaacaaatgaTAAAAGATTATTAACGGTAAGGGAACAAGCCAACTATCAAGTGTCGAAAACTTTATACAACAAGTAACGGTTTGTTGTCCCTGAGCAAGCTGCACCATATCGTAATGGTAAAACGTTGGATTGATGAGAGTAATCAGTTAGTATGGATGGGAATATAACTATACAtagatatataaaaacaaagaactTACTGCCCCTCTCAGTCCAATTGAGGCTCAATCATAAAACACACCATATCTGAATACGCCTGGCTCTAAAGGGGCTCATCTAATTTTACAGCACTCAAAGAATATCTGGACTTAActtattaaatatttcaaagtacatGTAGTTATATTCTTCACCTTGGAATAACTCAGCGAtaaaataataagaagaagaaggtaTTTCTGGTTGTCAGGTGATATTATAAATATAGGTGACCTTGTTACTGACAGAACAATGAAGTCAGTGCACAGCTCAACCTGAAAGATAAATCCGACCTctggaaatatttgaaaataatacGCAGGGAGTGTAGTTTACTCTGATGACTGGGAAAGAAGAAACATCGCTGTTTTAAATGacctaaaaataataattcagcTTCCACCTTTCATAAGATGCTGACTGCGGATAACTGCGGATGCAGCTGTGAGGAGCTCAGGTTTTATCAGGCAGAGGAATTTGGACTCTGATAGGGACTTACGGACAAAGCTAATTTCCAGTGCAGGCTTACAAACGAACTATAAGATCCCTAatgaatattattttacagatttaaaatattaatttaactgTGAATTTAAACAGCACCAAGGGACCTTAACCCATGCAATGAGAGAGAAATCAGCTAATTAGTTCAGCGATGCCTCTTGGGGGACAGGTCATGTTTACCCAACATCTCCAAGCCAACATTTGCACTAATGGGTTTTATTTAACTAATGGGTTTTATTAAACTGCTCATCTTTATAAggagaaaacaacatgaaagccagttacaatacttctgaggaattcattttcattttggatGTGCGTCCCATGTTAGTTTAATAttatgaatttacatttttcagtgaatTTACAAGTAGAAGGAGACgactcttgtttttttctctggttGATACTTTAATCTGAAGAATGGTTCAATAAATTAAATGGTATCATTCCATGGTATTCAATTTGCTTTGCAAATCCTACACGTCTATTGTTTTAACTTAACTGTCAgttatcaaaataaagcaaacaacCCTCTCTTATAACCTCTCCTGCACATTTTTCAACTTTTCACTGCAttctcaaaataaataaaggacacacactaacaaacattGACGAAAACATGcatatgaatataaaaagaaTATGAGTAAATGTGATAAATCTgaataaatagagaaaaaagtttgttagAGTTACCACAGTCGACGGGTCCGTAGGGTCTGAGGTCCAAGTTAGTGAGTGGGAAAGAGACGTATACTGTGCTTTTACTGATAGACCACCGGGAAGTGGTAAAACGATTCAGATCTGAGCCGAGGCTGTTAAGCATCATCACAACGTCCTACATGATAACCACTCACACATAATACGAGTAGTGGTAAGAGTTGCTGCCAAGGATACGGATCACAATAACCTGGGGAAACCTCTGGATGGACAGTCGCTTGGTGCACTCTGTACGCCTGTTACACCTCTCACacatctgaaacacacaagaaacacacaaacatttaacacaACAATATGATTCTATTAAAAATTACTTTCATACATCGATGAGGTCCTAAATGGTTGGAATCTACTGCCAAGGATGAAACAGTTTTGGTGTCACAGGAAAGTTTCTATTGTTTGGTCTGTGTCATTTTGATCGGTGCGAGGTGGGTGTGGTTAAACTAGTATGTCTAGTATGCAGCAATCAGAATTTAACAACAGGTGAGTCACAATGTGACGACAGCTGCAAGTTTGTTTGTTGAGGTTTCTACTGTCAGGTATCTATATTTGATGGAACAGAATTTCAATTTTGAGTCGTAATCTCTGAATAACAATAgatttaaatttgtttgttaatgattaatttgtcattttatttaaattttttaatctTGGAGAGAAATAGTTACAAACTGGATCTGAGGTTTCAGTGGCTTACAAAGAAACTGACTGAAGTAGTTATGACTCATCTGCCCCACGGGAAAATACTTTGCTTACCTAACTATGACGTAAATACTTGTGTGTTCATGACAAAGTCTTTGTTTGTGCCTGatccttttttaaatcaattctcAGACCAAAGGTTAATATTTTTTCGTTCCTTAATAAAAAACCAGCTCATGCCACTTGGACACATCATCAGTAATGAACCAAGGGTCACGGGGTATTTCGGGTCTTCGATCGTCATACATCCTCACATGGGCGCcccagccgggggggggggatcagtccctggttagtgtgtgtgctcactgcGCCATGGTTCTCCTGATCCACAGCCACCTTGAAGctttctctgcagcttctgtgATGTTCTTGGTGGCTCTTCTCTTTTGCAACCCTCGGATTCCCAGGAGAAGTGTGCGATGCAGAGACCGGCCCCCTGAGCCCCTCCAGCCCACCCTTGACTTCTGCACTCCTCCACTAGAGTCTTGTCCTTTTAATGTGGTCTGGGAGCTGCAGTAGCCTCCCTGGGTCGAGCTTCAGCTGTCAGACCTGGGCTGTGACTAGCAGCCCATGTGGAGGCCCTTTCTCCCGGTCTGACAatgaccttttttaaattgcttccttccttcctccccctgCCAACATTGATTGTTGTATTTCATGTTCATTTTCCACTTTACCACAATGTTTTGATTTTGTAAATAGTAACAGAAAGATTTAAACAAAGGTAGCCTCGGCtaatcttttttgtatttgagcAGCAGAGTAGACAAATGAGAACAATAATGTAATCGGTGATGCCTCTTCATCTTAGCTTTGACCCACTGATCTATCACAGTCTtagtgttttttctgtctctgcgtCGACTTACTGGTGAATTCTCCTTGtccagtttctcctcctgagagAAGAGATCCAGGCACTCCTTCAGCGTGACCACTCCGGCAATGCTCCTCTTGGGGATGGGCAGCGACAGATCACAGAACACATCGAAGGTGTTGGAGTAGTGCGAACACACCGAGCAGTGCAGCGAGCTCCGCAGCTGGCCCGAGAACAGGTCTGTCGGCAGGGTGAGGTGGAAAGTGTCAAGACATATCTGTGGTAGATTTAAACCATATTAGTGATAGATGAAAGATTTCTCTCCTCACCTACTATCCTGCTGTCATCTCTCTCTAAGTGTGTCTTCCACATGGCAACTGCCTCTTCTGAAAGTCTAATAAGAGGTTAAGAGACgatgggaataaaaaaaacaacacaaaaagtgTTCACAAAAAggacattttagtttttgatGATAGAATCTTTCtagtataaacacacacacacctaattcTGGCATATTTTTGTTCGGAGTCCTTTCCTGCACGTCGAACGTACGGCCTGCGGTTGATTTCTGTGTGAAGTTTGTCCAACAGGAACCTGAGAAACTCCTGAGCATCCTGTTGACTGCATGAGTCAAACACCGAGAGATTTCATAAGGTCACCGTTGCAGGCAGCTACTTCTATGAAAGTCTCAACTGTGAAAGCATCcctatacacatatatataaataaaaagctaGTTACCACCGCAAAGGAGGTATTATTTGATCCCCTGTCTgttagttggtttgttggttggtttgtttgtggcaAGATTATTCAAAATCTGAAgtactaaatacatttttggtgAGGACatggtggatccaggattttactttaacattgtgagatttttcaACATTCTCATCGATTTCATGGATGAAGAAAATAAGTTATATTTAGGAATATAAATAGTTACCGAATGGACTTTACcttcataaatataaaaagtagtttgtgtttgcatgcacTGAAGTTATGTTGCCTCCACAAAACTTAACTTAAGGAAGTTAAccttgagaaaaagaaaaacaactcatTAACATTCTCACCTGTATCCACTGAAATAAGGCACCGCTTCTTTGAAAATATTGTAAAACTGTCGTGGATTTACAACTGTGTCTTCTTCATTTGCATTCCAAAGGCCTGACAGCAACTCAGAGAAAGCTGGAAGACAAAGAGCGGTgagaaaatggcaaaaaaaaaatatattgcatGAAAGCAGGAAGATCAGGAGAGAGCTTGAAGCGACAGGAACCCACCCTCCATGAGCATCGCCTCCTCTTTGGAGAACTTCTCTTGCCTGTGGGACTTGCGGAGGCAGTAGTCCCTGAGGCCACATGTGTGAGACAAACACTGGACGACTGCATTCAGGAAACACTGAGTCAGGGAAAAAGTAAAGGCAGAAGGTGAGGATGATGcttcaaaaatgtattcaggCAAATATGGCGGTACTGTAATACTTTAGGGGGGATTCATCATGCGTCAACACTTACTGTGTTTCCTATGTTTCTAAGACCGATCCTTCCACTTCCTAAGGTGACCTTCTCTTTCTGGAAAATAGAAATATCACAATACACACCAGGTACGTCTgaaagcatatatatatatatttatcattagGGAGGTTATGctttcatctgtgtttatttgatcTGTAGCAGAATTATGAAAAAAGCTGCTGGACGGATTACCACAGAACTTGGTGGACACATGTGGAATTAGTCAAGATAGAACTCAAAACATTTAGCCGAAGATCgttgattttttcccccttaaCTCAACATTGTGTGATAaggcatttttaaaaaaacattttcacccTTTCCCatgaaataattaatggatctcgtgtgtttgattttgtgtgGCCCAGTGCGGCCTTGGTGGAAGTATTATACTCTATTCTAGTTGTATATGAATTTGTCGACAAAAAAAGCCAAAACATGaactgtctgaatgtgtgtccCCTGGCTGTGTCTGTACACCTTAGTCATGTCTGTCCGCTTTAACACTGTTATGTCAGGGAATGTGTACTATTGGTAGGACAGATTTAGCCTACTTATCCATTAGCATAACAAGAGAGGCTAAAAGGAGGTCAGCCTCAAGCGTTCATCCTATTAGTGACCAAGGAGTGCTGACAGGTGCTAAAACACGTGCATGCTCATATGTACCCTCCGTTAACTCTGTTACATTATTTTACTGTGTGAATGTTTCATAATTCCACACTGAGAACAATCGTTCAAGGCTTTCCACACTTGACAGTTAGAGCCAAGGGTTTTCTActgtattgtgtgtgttctgcacaCCTCGTTGTCAGCGACCAGAAGCAAGCCCATCAGGGAGGTGTAGAGGACGGACTGGGAGATGTCTGCCGTCTCTCTCTGATGGCCGTTCTGAGACACCAGGGTTCGACACAGGGCCTCACACGACCCCTCCACGTTGACCCCACTGGATCCAGGCATCCTTGTTTACCGGTTATCCTCACACGTGTCCACCCAAAAGGGATCCTGGGGCAGATGCGAAAGAATTGCACGCAGATTGTTTTGCAGCTCAGATGGAGTGAGATGCACCACCTTCACTTGCAGGGTCAAAGGTGAGCAGGTCGTGATCGTAGAACTCTGAAAGAGCGGCagtcccctttttttttttaaatgaataacatATGATCACGtgttttcctttccttcctgAACAATGACGAAGGAGACCATTGGCAACTTAGGGTGAGAGAGCAGGATTCCTTCTTTTAAGGTTAAATCCTCATCTGGAATAGTTCGAGTGGATCCACTCAGGCTCACAATTCTCTCTTGTAATTTCAGcgtgcagagcagagcagtttGGAAACGTCACAAACTGACCTCAGTGAATACAGATACCAACAAATCATACTGAAGGCACATGGCAGATTTTCTAAGTTATTTAAGACTCATGCTCATGATCAAGGTAGGTTCTCAATCGTATCAAAGCCACATCTCTGCTCTATGTTGCAGTTTAGTGCAGGTCGAGAGTAAAATCCTGAAAATATTAGTTTTCACATGACGCCTACagcaaatagaataaaattaggAAGCAAACGGAGCAGTTTGGACTCACCTGATCGCTTGGTCACTCTATCTGTGGACATACTGTCCCAACCAAACAGTTCCCATCACCTGCTGAGCTGTTAAAAATGCATAAGGGGACGTCTACTGTTTCACTGTGTCCGTAGGCTTCAGCTAAAAGTCTATGTCTCTCCTGCCCTATCACCAGTgtcagcaggagagagggagagagagaagtgggggagagaaggaggataaTCATCTCTAATCTTTTCTCTGGTGATCCTGTTGGCTATTCTTAGACTTTTCTTTGTGTACTTTTGCACGGGGACCTCCACACAACTTAAAGTgtcagtttattaaaaaaaaatttaaaacattttacattcacattTACTGTTCAAAAGCTGTACATAACGCATCACCACAATCCATCAGATAAAACACCAGTTAAAATAAATCCAACTTGGAAATTCTATGCGTGTGTCTAAGCACATTCATCTTTCGCAGGCAGTCccttttatttcctctcatttCAATGTACACATGGACAGAGACGCCCACAGGCATCCTGCTGATCAGTCTGACAGTCAGCGACTGGTGTGGTCTATCATGTCTGAGCCCGAGTTGAGGCTGAGCTCAGCTATGTGATACAGGGCGAGGTCGGCGTGAGGGGAGAGCTGCGACTGTCTGTGCTGGGAGGTCCTGTCCCGGGACTGGATGATGGCCTGGCGCAGGCACGTGATCCACTGCTGCCTGCTGAAGGAGTCGTTGGCCTGCAGGCTGTAGGGGTTGACCTTggagcgccctctgctgctcaCACGGAAACAGTTCTTCACTAGGAcacgagagagggagacggaagGAAATCGAATTGAGGAAAGGTTGAGGGAAAACATGTTTTGGCTGATGGATGTTATGTGTCCTATGTTCTGTACCTTTATCGTTCCCCCCAGTAAAGGCTCCTCTGAAGGTTCCTGCTCCAGCAGCCTCCCCGTCTGGGATCTCTTCCAGATTTAACAAAGCATTGGTCAGAGGCTGTCTGTACACATTGAACACCTGACCTCCATCTTTGTCCTCCGCCGGTCTGCTCAGCACCAGAGCCAGTTCAAACAGGAATACATGCAGCCGCTGACAGAGGGAAACAAATGAGATACAGATTTATGAGATTAATTACCACCATATCCAATCATACATCAGGAAAGTCAAATTGAAATCACCTGTTAttaaagtttcagtgtgtagaattcagtgacatctagtggcgaggttgcatgttgcagctgaacacccctcacctcaccctccccttcctaACATGAAAGAGGACCTGTGGTGGTCTTCAGTTCTCATaacaactcaaaaggtgtttagtttgtccaattTGGGCAATTGGAAAAAAGCATGgaggcctccgtagagagggtctgctccagatgtaaatataaatcatttaaatacaaaggACCCATTATACAAgttattatatattcaatttctgccaaaagatccctttcacctgaagcgtacacactggacctttaagatATTATGATCATAATTTGtatacatattaaatattaattagaAAATTACGACATCAAGTTGATACAGAGTGCATTTTCAATAATACAGGGTAATGCAATAATGatgaacaaatcaaacatcCCCAGGAGAACCACTCCATGAAGAGTGGAAACATAATGGAGCTTCTACCTGGCCCTTGTTGTTCTTGAGCTCTCCGTGGCAGTAGAGGAAGCGGGACTGCTGGATCTCTGGGAGTCTCTGGCTCTCATCAAGGTAGCTGAGACCTCGTCTGTAGAACTGACACTCAGCCTCGCCTGTCTTCTTGTCCACCTCGGCCACGATACCGTGGATAAGATCCATCTGGGCGGAACAAAGGGTTGAGACACTATCAACACCAAGTAGAGACATTCTGTGTTGAAATGAAAAGTCTCCGTTGGATCTGAACAGACATCACATTACTTACGGCAAATCACAATATCACTGTCTGAATCTTGAGTATCAGAAAACCGTTTCCTCTTGCTGCCATACGGAGTTGACAATGTGCCAAGAAGTGCAGAttttagaaagaaaatattggCTGGGAGCAAATCTTTGTTCTTCCCACACTTGCAGACGGATGGATTTCCCAATTTGGAGAAATAACACTGGGTATGCTACTCCTACTTCAGCCACTGTCTAAAAAGCCTTAATGTCCAACATTTATACTGATACTGATTGATATTTAGTTTGCACACATGGAGGACAGTTTaagaatttaattatttgtatttgtgtgttataATCACCGTATAATCAAATGTTAGTGTTCATGCTCCATCAAagattaaaatcaaataaaatctaaaaGACCAGACTCTGCACACATAAACTAAAAATGTGgatataaattacatttaaagtaCTGGGTAATGTATTTGGTATTGCCCTGGAAATGAGTGAATTCTGAACCCTCTGTCTAAGGGGTTGATGTTTGATTTATAAATGCTCTTAAATAATATTCATGTATTGTGCGAGTGCATACTCACAGCATCAGGCAGTGTGTCCTCATCAGGGTGGTCTGGAGGTGTGCACTTCTGTATCTCTTTCAGCAGCAGTGGGTATTTGACCAGACGGCTTCGAGGGAGATCCAGGAAGTTCCACAGGTCCAGCTTCCTGCTGAACGAAGACTCCTGGCACAAGCGCAGGAAGTGCTCCACTCTCTTCTCGTGCTTCTTCTGGTCCAACAGGGCTTTGGCCCCCACTTGGTTACAGCAGTATGTAACATAGGCCTCCAGGCAAGGAAACTGCAGAGGGGAGGGGaagggtggggtgggtggggggggggggggggggggcggcagtgAGGCAAGAAATTCAAAGTCAGATGAAAGCAGAGATTCACACAGACTGAGCTCTGTGGTTAGAAGATACAGGAACTGGAGAGAGTGAAGACGGGTTGTGCCACCTTCTCTTCTCCTCGCGCCGTGGTCTCCATGGAGATACTCACCCAGTTCAACAGAGTAGGTCCCACTTGTCCGACGGTTTTCTCTGATCCCCTCAGCCGCTCGAGACGACTCAGAAAATCTAAcatgacacagaaacagaaacttacCCATCTGTGATAACTGAAAGCCACTGGTCAAAGACAGACTGAcacaaaaaacatcacatttaacTCATCGAACGTCATagcgtaaaaaaaaagaaacaaggttGTGTGGTGAGCCTGTAACCACAAATGATTGAATGACCTATTTCCTTGTGTGGCTTGACACACTTGCCTCAACAATGTTGTTGACAGTAAAATCATGGCCCCTGATTCAGAAGAATCCTAGATCTACCACCGAACTGGTATAAGATGCAATTATGATTCCACTGAAAGTCAGCCAACGATTATATCAAGCTATTGCACAGCCCAACCTGTGTTATTGGAAAAGGTTCTGCTAAGGCACGAGTGGAGACTGAGGTCACAGGAGATGAGCGGTGCAGAGCGATGCTTTACCTTCATGGAGAGGAATGAGAGAGTCCAGAGTACCAAAGATCTGTCCGAGCTCGCTCTCTGTCATGATGTCCAGCTTCAACATGGGCTCATAGTACACCTTGCAGCacacggagaggaggaggcgcaggTGAGGAGAGAGTAAAGTCAGGTACAGAGACACGTGAAATAAAGTATTTGAGGTtaggagagaaggggggggagcGGGTGAAATATATTCAATGTATTCTACTAAGAGGGAGGTgttaagagaagaaaagagaagacaaTAGAAACAGAATCCagaaaaaataagataaaaatagaaatgaatGTTTCTATAAATGTGCAATATAAAGACACAAGTTGTGTAATCAGCAATTTGTCCAAAATCTTTGCAATACGCAATATGAAGTATGTGCAGCAGTCTGTGTAGGATTATGGAGTTTTGAGTTAgactgtgtgtgctgctgcgTTGTCCCCAAATTGAGAAAAAGGAACGTGATTGGATAAACTGCCTCAGCTCAGCAGAGaggtggtgagggggggtgggtggtgtACCTTCTTTACCAGACTGAGGTCCTCAATAAGTTGTCTCTCTCCCTGAGTCAGCTCATAGATCACctacaggaagagaaaggaaccacttcaaatgttttaaccagacacaaacaatgtggatgcaaacacacacacacacacacacacacacacacacacacacacacacacacgcacaatggCATGAATTAGAATACACACAGATGAACAACCCGAGCTGTGGCAGCTGATTGTTCAATGAAGGAAGTTAAGCCTCTGTTGCCAGCTCACATCCTCTTTCATAATCTCTGTGAAGAGCTGCTTCACAGAAACGAACGGGAGTCTCCCCGCCCACGCTGACACCGCAGCCCCACAGCTTGACCCACATACCCTTCCAGTCCAAACCCACATGCTTATTGAACACACAAGCAGAAAGGCCAGTTctagctgccccccccccccc encodes:
- the usp21 gene encoding ubiquitin carboxyl-terminal hydrolase 21, translating into MPGSSGVNVEGSCEALCRTLVSQNGHQRETADISQSVLYTSLMGLLLVADNEKEKVTLGSGRIGLRNIGNTCFLNAVVQCLSHTCGLRDYCLRKSHRQEKFSKEEAMLMEAFSELLSGLWNANEEDTVVNPRQFYNIFKEAVPYFSGYSQQDAQEFLRFLLDKLHTEINRRPYVRRAGKDSEQKYARIRLSEEAVAMWKTHLERDDSRIVDLFSGQLRSSLHCSVCSHYSNTFDVFCDLSLPIPKRSIAGVVTLKECLDLFSQEEKLDKENSPMCERCNRRTECTKRLSIQRFPQVIVIHLNRFTTSRWSISKSTVYVSFPLTNLDLRPYGPVDCGPVLYDLYAICNHTGTVNMGHYTACCSDGNGWCFYNDSSVTPVSENQLQTNQAYVLFYQRSNSSAAIRK
- the arhgef3l gene encoding rho guanine nucleotide exchange factor (GEF) 3, like isoform X2 gives rise to the protein MEVEDTGEARTSWYVAPAETHSILCDHAGKKRKQDPAPAPVIRITEDEEEEEDGETISDHMKDSEEPSNKRVKPVVKSNSLTGVITPSKTPALKRIGQSISRSISFRTEARPLPPAPMRPRTKASSFPRRRNSQCWSDTVESHDLTAKEIKRQEVIYELTQGERQLIEDLSLVKKVYYEPMLKLDIMTESELGQIFGTLDSLIPLHEDFLSRLERLRGSEKTVGQVGPTLLNWFPCLEAYVTYCCNQVGAKALLDQKKHEKRVEHFLRLCQESSFSRKLDLWNFLDLPRSRLVKYPLLLKEIQKCTPPDHPDEDTLPDAMDLIHGIVAEVDKKTGEAECQFYRRGLSYLDESQRLPEIQQSRFLYCHGELKNNKGQRLHVFLFELALVLSRPAEDKDGGQVFNVYRQPLTNALLNLEEIPDGEAAGAGTFRGAFTGGNDKVKNCFRVSSRGRSKVNPYSLQANDSFSRQQWITCLRQAIIQSRDRTSQHRQSQLSPHADLALYHIAELSLNSGSDMIDHTSR
- the arhgef3l gene encoding rho guanine nucleotide exchange factor (GEF) 3, like isoform X1 produces the protein MEVEDTGEARTSWYVAPAETHSILCDHAGKKRKQDPAPAPVIRITEDEEEEEDGETISDHMKDSEVQEPSNKRVKPVVKSNSLTGVITPSKTPALKRIGQSISRSISFRTEARPLPPAPMRPRTKASSFPRRRNSQCWSDTVESHDLTAKEIKRQEVIYELTQGERQLIEDLSLVKKVYYEPMLKLDIMTESELGQIFGTLDSLIPLHEDFLSRLERLRGSEKTVGQVGPTLLNWFPCLEAYVTYCCNQVGAKALLDQKKHEKRVEHFLRLCQESSFSRKLDLWNFLDLPRSRLVKYPLLLKEIQKCTPPDHPDEDTLPDAMDLIHGIVAEVDKKTGEAECQFYRRGLSYLDESQRLPEIQQSRFLYCHGELKNNKGQRLHVFLFELALVLSRPAEDKDGGQVFNVYRQPLTNALLNLEEIPDGEAAGAGTFRGAFTGGNDKVKNCFRVSSRGRSKVNPYSLQANDSFSRQQWITCLRQAIIQSRDRTSQHRQSQLSPHADLALYHIAELSLNSGSDMIDHTSR